The genomic segment CGGGGGGCTGCTCCCTTTTACCTCTTCTTGTGCACCTTGGATCTGAAGTGCTCCTTCATGCTGTTCAGGTCCACGAAGTAGCGCCTGGAGTGTGAAAGGATGGGGGTCAGGGGGACCCCGCGActgaagcagggctggggagggtccTACCGAGGGGCCAGGGTCCCACCACAACCCTGCACGGGCCAGGGGTCACCCTGACACCAGGACAGGGAACTCCCCCAGGGCTTAGAGCCCTCTGGCCAGGAGCCAGGGACCACCCGGGACCAGGGCAACCCTCCCAGGAGCCAGGGACCACCCGGGACCAGGGCAAccctcccagggcagagggaccACCCGGGACCAGGGCAAccctcccagggcagagggaccACCCGGGACCAGGGCAACgctcccaggggacagggaccacCCGGGACCAGGGCAAccctcccagggcagagggaccACCCGGGACCAGGGCAACgctcccaggggacagggacccccaggcCTGAGCACCGCTCTCCCAGAGCCCCCTGACCCCCAGGACCAGGACAGGCCCATCCCGAGGTGGGAGccctccctccccggccccCGGGATCTCCCGGGATCCCCCCCGgtccccgggatccccccgGCCCCCGGGATGTCCCCGCCGCACGCACGCGCAGTGCAGGCAGTAGAATTGGGCGCAGCCCGGCAGGTCGGGGTCGACCTCCTGCCGCAGCAGCCGCGCGGCGTTCTCGGGCTTCAGGTCCGCGTGGATCTCGTCCAGGTCGCGCCGGCGCCGCTTCGTCTTCAGCTGCCGGGCGAGCGAGTGCGCCCGGTGCGCCCCGGTGCGCCGCCCGTTCCGCGGGGACATGGCGGCCGCACGCCGCGCCGCGCCGCACTGCGCAggcgcgggggctgcgggaCACGCCCACACCGCCGAACGCCCCGCCCACAGGCCGCGAGAGTGTGCGCGTGACCACGCCCATCCACGTAAACCACGCCCATCTCCAGCAGGCCACGCCCCCGCCCGTGCCCCCGGTCCCGGGCCCGTCCCCGCGTCCCTGCGACCCCCCCAGTCCCGGTGCCACCGTCCCCGCCCCGTGCCGTGttccccccgtgtccccgtgcTCCCCGTGCTGCCCCGGTCACCGCTGTGATGAGccgggcagggctcagcccacCGTGTCCCGGCGCTGATCGTGTTTCGTCCGTGATCAATTATAGATGGGGACACGCGGCGGGGGGGGCGCGGAGCTCCAGCGCCTCCCCTGCACCATGAgggggctgtcccagccctgggggtccCAAGTGggcggggggcaccggggggcTGGGGCGGGGGGTCGGGATGGGTTTTGGGGGTGACCGGAGCAGCcgcccccgcgctgcccccggctcagcccgggcTCAGATTCCTTTTGTGCGGTGCAAGTGGCCGCTGAAACTTTAATGAAGCCACCGGATCGCCGGGTCgcccgccgtgcccgccccgctgcccgcggctcccgccgACTGCGGCCCCGCTGCGCCC from the Prinia subflava isolate CZ2003 ecotype Zambia chromosome 24, Cam_Psub_1.2, whole genome shotgun sequence genome contains:
- the ZNF593 gene encoding zinc finger protein 593 produces the protein MSPRNGRRTGAHRAHSLARQLKTKRRRRDLDEIHADLKPENAARLLRQEVDPDLPGCAQFYCLHCARYFVDLNSMKEHFRSKVHKKRLKQLREAPYTQEEAERAAGMGSYIPPKKVEVQTQPLEEVTEMETSS